In the genome of Segatella copri, one region contains:
- the thiM gene encoding hydroxyethylthiazole kinase, whose translation MKTDLRLIQEQQPLIHNITNYVAMNFVANSLLAIGASSIMARAKEEVEEISSKSNALALNLGVPESTTAHSMILAGEAAMKKRIPIVFDVVGVGATRFRMDIASQIILRCHPTVIKGNASEIQALYSHQTGMQGVDSHQETYEVEKQAKKLAQQLSCIIVVTGAIDFITDGERMAYVHEGHPMMSKVTAMGCTATGIVGAFLAVNSDSLEAAAHAMKAMGIAGEKAASMSRGNGSMMINFLDELCNLVAYV comes from the coding sequence ATGAAGACAGATTTACGATTGATACAAGAGCAGCAGCCTCTCATACACAACATAACCAATTATGTGGCTATGAACTTTGTTGCCAACAGCCTATTGGCTATTGGAGCATCATCTATCATGGCGCGTGCCAAGGAAGAAGTGGAGGAAATCAGTAGCAAGAGCAATGCCTTGGCTCTCAACCTGGGTGTTCCGGAAAGCACCACTGCTCACTCGATGATACTGGCAGGGGAAGCTGCCATGAAAAAAAGAATTCCTATCGTATTTGATGTGGTTGGAGTAGGAGCCACCCGCTTTCGTATGGATATAGCATCACAGATTATCCTCAGGTGTCACCCTACAGTCATCAAGGGAAATGCCAGTGAGATTCAGGCATTGTACTCTCACCAGACAGGCATGCAGGGAGTGGATAGTCACCAGGAAACCTATGAGGTTGAGAAACAAGCTAAGAAACTTGCTCAGCAACTTTCCTGTATCATAGTTGTAACTGGAGCCATAGACTTCATCACGGATGGCGAAAGAATGGCTTATGTTCATGAAGGACATCCCATGATGAGCAAGGTTACTGCAATGGGATGTACTGCCACCGGTATCGTTGGGGCATTCCTTGCTGTGAATTCCGATTCTTTGGAAGCAGCTGCTCATGCCATGAAAGCTATGGGAATTGCCGGAGAAAAGGCGGCTTCCATGTCTAGAGGCAATGGTAGCATGATGATTAACTTCCTCGATGAACTCTGCAATCTTGTGGCTTATGTCTAG
- a CDS encoding transposase — MNTGLDQYMDVFKDAVEDSAAKLTKSFKKILIEVIILFMVIPRKINFTQMGRYGSHVEQTYRNAFGLKKSKCIDWLKLNVSLAKRFFGKQGRWAIAIDPSYISKAGKKTPHIGRFWSGCAQSVKHGLEIMGIGLVDIDAKDSMMLRAHQSLSKKELSLRNKTMVDFYISVIKRYRKELLKLSTLIVADAYFSTSTFVNGIKKEGFSLISRFRVNACLFYVYAGPRTGKRGRPKTKDGKIDMKNLDLTRMEKMEMKDIEGTAYTLIAYSKALKCKVRLVIWQIPNGKKKLFFSTDTSGEEVLLYYRTWFQIEFYFKWIKQHLHIKSFYGTSENAIYLQIWIAICTYLLLAYAKKVMHIDQSLHTISKNVGLFLTDKTPLNEYLTKLFQQKRRRIGYILAFSDPMISKRDSSVPPPSVPTCLVADIY, encoded by the coding sequence ATGAATACAGGACTTGACCAATATATGGATGTCTTTAAAGATGCAGTTGAAGATTCGGCTGCAAAGTTAACAAAAAGTTTTAAGAAAATACTCATCGAGGTGATAATTTTGTTCATGGTAATACCAAGAAAGATAAATTTCACCCAAATGGGGAGGTATGGCTCGCATGTTGAGCAAACCTATCGCAACGCATTCGGCTTGAAAAAGTCGAAGTGCATTGATTGGCTCAAACTTAATGTATCACTTGCCAAACGCTTCTTCGGTAAACAGGGAAGATGGGCTATTGCCATAGATCCCAGCTACATCAGCAAAGCTGGCAAGAAGACTCCACATATCGGTCGTTTTTGGTCAGGATGTGCACAGTCTGTTAAACATGGTCTCGAAATCATGGGTATTGGTCTCGTAGATATTGATGCCAAAGACAGCATGATGTTAAGAGCCCACCAGTCGCTAAGTAAAAAAGAACTGAGTCTTAGAAACAAGACTATGGTAGATTTCTATATCAGCGTCATTAAGCGTTATCGCAAGGAACTTCTCAAACTCTCAACCCTCATAGTTGCAGATGCCTACTTCTCTACAAGTACATTTGTTAATGGGATAAAGAAAGAAGGGTTCTCTTTGATAAGCCGCTTTCGTGTCAATGCTTGTCTTTTTTATGTCTATGCAGGTCCACGTACGGGAAAACGTGGTCGCCCCAAGACAAAGGATGGCAAGATTGATATGAAGAATCTTGACCTCACTCGAATGGAGAAGATGGAGATGAAAGATATAGAAGGAACAGCTTATACTTTGATTGCCTATTCCAAGGCACTCAAGTGTAAAGTTAGACTTGTCATCTGGCAGATACCGAATGGCAAGAAGAAACTATTCTTCTCTACAGACACCTCGGGTGAAGAGGTACTTCTTTATTATAGAACTTGGTTCCAGATCGAATTTTACTTTAAATGGATTAAGCAACACCTTCACATCAAATCCTTTTATGGAACTTCCGAGAATGCCATATATCTGCAAATCTGGATTGCCATATGCACATACTTGCTTTTAGCTTATGCAAAGAAAGTGATGCACATAGATCAATCGCTACACACTATTTCAAAGAACGTGGGTCTATTCCTTACGGACAAGACTCCTTTAAATGAATATTTAACAAAGCTGTTCCAACAGAAGAGACGGAGGATTGGCTATATCCTAGCCTTTTCAGACCCGATGATTTCTAAACGGGACAGCAGTGTTCCTCCACCAAGTGTTCCCACTTGCTTAGTAGCTGATATATATTGA
- a CDS encoding tetratricopeptide repeat protein, with the protein MKKERETANKYRQQALEGDLMAMNNMGVCYAQGIGVVKNHVMAFQWYMKAAELGDTYACYNVAECYYQGDGVEQDFERALHWYLIAAEKGDVQSQVNAANAFYLGQGTKEDHVKAHQWWLKAAQRGHLQSQKNVGANYWNGDGVEKDYSWAAFWYEMAGQQGDAQAQFSTGWFYMTGTGVKQDKRKGLKWIHRATAQGFEHAKQWCRDNGYSIY; encoded by the coding sequence ATGAAAAAGGAACGTGAAACGGCAAACAAATATCGTCAGCAAGCTCTTGAAGGAGATTTGATGGCGATGAACAACATGGGTGTCTGCTATGCGCAAGGCATCGGTGTTGTGAAGAATCATGTGATGGCATTTCAGTGGTACATGAAGGCTGCTGAACTGGGAGATACTTACGCATGCTACAATGTGGCAGAATGCTACTACCAGGGAGATGGAGTGGAACAGGATTTCGAAAGAGCTCTTCATTGGTATCTGATTGCAGCAGAGAAAGGAGATGTACAATCACAGGTTAATGCTGCCAATGCATTTTACTTGGGTCAGGGAACTAAAGAAGACCACGTAAAGGCTCACCAATGGTGGCTGAAAGCTGCCCAAAGGGGACATCTTCAGAGCCAAAAGAATGTAGGTGCCAACTATTGGAATGGAGATGGAGTGGAGAAGGACTATAGTTGGGCAGCCTTTTGGTATGAAATGGCAGGTCAGCAAGGTGATGCACAGGCTCAGTTCTCTACCGGATGGTTCTATATGACCGGTACGGGCGTTAAACAGGACAAGCGCAAGGGACTCAAATGGATTCACAGAGCAACTGCCCAAGGATTTGAGCATGCCAAACAATGGTGCAGGGACAATGGTTATAGTATATATTAA
- a CDS encoding RtcB family protein, whose protein sequence is MKEFAMNGTPVKMWAHMCDATAWQQISNLCSLPFVFHHLALMPDVHAGKGMPIGTVLATRNVVIPNAVGVDIGCGMCAVKTNIQVETIEQDVLRKKIMRGIRHQIPLGMEHHKVAQDEKYMPENHDIDGMTVVKRQYISATKQVGTLGGGTLLSRLEIIGSEKARI, encoded by the coding sequence ATGAAAGAATTTGCAATGAATGGAACCCCTGTTAAGATGTGGGCACATATGTGTGATGCTACGGCTTGGCAACAAATATCAAACCTTTGTAGCCTGCCTTTTGTTTTTCATCATTTAGCGTTGATGCCTGATGTACATGCAGGAAAAGGTATGCCTATAGGAACTGTCCTTGCTACCCGGAATGTCGTGATTCCGAATGCTGTGGGCGTGGATATAGGTTGTGGTATGTGTGCTGTCAAAACCAATATCCAGGTGGAGACGATAGAACAGGATGTTCTGAGAAAGAAAATCATGCGAGGCATACGCCACCAGATTCCTTTAGGAATGGAACACCACAAGGTTGCCCAGGATGAGAAGTATATGCCTGAAAATCATGATATAGATGGCATGACTGTCGTTAAGCGTCAATATATATCAGCTACTAAGCAAGTGGGAACACTTGGTGGAGGAACACTGCTGTCCCGTTTAGAAATCATCGGGTCTGAAAAGGCTAGGATATAG